CAACAGTCCGCAGAATAATGTTATCTGGTTTGATATCTCTATGAATAATGCCTTTGCTGTGGACGTAATCTAAAACTTTTAGCAGACTCAACAATATAGCTCTAACAGTTGCCTCACTTTGAGTTCCTGTGTCTGCAACTAGATTTCTCAGAGTTTGTCCATGAATCCATTCTTGCACCAAGTAAAACTGCCCATTCTCCAAAAAGTAAGCGTAGAGTCTGGGAATTTGATCACTATGTTCGCCTAAATACTCTAGAGTTGCTGCTTCCCGCTCAAACCGTTGTTGAATTATTTGATAGGTTGGAGGGTCATTGCTGACCGGCTTGAGTTGCTTAATCACACAACGACGGCGAGAAGGCATATGGGTATCTTCCGCCAATAAGGTTTCCCCAAACCCCCCAGCACCGAGTACCTGAATAACTTGATAGCGATTGTTCAGCAGAATAGATGTCATGCGAATTTTAAATTGTCCGCCCTTTCTCAATGTACATCACGATGTGGCGATAGGTTATGTTCCTATTTGGGGGTATGGCAGGAGGAGGGAGATGAGGGAGACAAGGGAGAAAATACTTCCTTACTCACTCCCAACTCAGAACTCAAGATTGATCATCTATTTTCTGGCATTAGCAAATAGTGCTGCTGCATTTGTTGAACCTACATAACGCCAATGCCAAGGCTCAAAACTTACTCCTTGGGGATTATTTGCTGGGAAAGACAACTCAAAGCCAAATTGACGAGCATGAACAGTTAACCAACGATAAGCTTCTGTTTTTTCAAATGCCAAAGTCAAATCCTGTTTGGGCAGTTTTCCATCTGCTACATCTACAGCAAAACCTGTATGATGTTCGCTATGTCCAGGAGGTGCGCTGATTTTAGCTGCTTTTTCAACAGAACCAAGGCGTTTAATTTGGTTGTCAAATAATTTTTGTTGTTGTTCTATGGTGCGGAAACCAGAAACAGGAATTATCCATACACCTTCTTCTCTAGCAGCATAAATCATCTTCATCAATGCTTGAGCCGCTTCTGGATGAAGTGATTCAAATCTTTGTTCTGTTCCCGTAGCGTAGCTACCGACAATTATCATTTGATTGACATCAGCTTGTGCGTAACTCAAGTGACCATAACTAGGCTGGTTGTTGAGTGGTCTTTGATTGTTAGCTGGTGATAGTTTGTCTATACTAATTGGTTGAGAGTTAGTGGTGATACTAACACTTGGTAATTGTGGTGAAATAGGCTGGGAATTAGAAGTAATTACAGTGGGTGTAGGAGGATTTGTAGTGGGTTGTACCGCAGGATTCGGACTTGATGATCGAATTAGCATAGCTCCAGAAACTACAATAATAAATGAAACTACTGCGGCAATCCCCATCATACGGAGAAGATAGGAATTTTTACTGTTTCTTCTCATAATTAATATATTTAGTCTGTAAAATTAGTTTTGGAAGCTATCTTCCATTTGTTATCTACAAGTTGCAAATTATAGCGAACTACCCTAGTTTTAAAATCTGTCTGGCTAGGAACAACGTTTCCATTTTTATCATAAAGTGTTCTATCTTCAGTTACCTTGACTGTAATTGCTGCTTGGTTAGCATTGGCGGAAAATTCATCTACACTATCAATTCTTTGCAGACCATATTTATAGTAATGACCATCATTTTTTAGAGAATTAATCGAACCATCTGCTCCGGCAATATTTTCATATTCTTCGCCTGTGGTTAATTCATTAGCTGGTTGCGGGTCGTATGGCGGAGCAAACATTACTCGCTTGGCAATTAACCATTTATTAATTAGTTCTTTTGCGTCTTCTTGGGTAATTGTTGTTTCTTCAACCGCAGTCTTTGTAGGAGTAATTACAGGGGTATTTTCCTGCTGTTTAGGAGAATTAGAAACAATTGGTTCGGAAGAATTACTTACTGATGGGGTGGGTGAAGGTTGAATATTATTGGGAGTATTTGTTGAAGAATTTGGTTCGGTTTGACTAGAATTTGCTTGGGTATTTGAACTTGGTAGAGTTGATGCAGATGGTGTTGGTGAAGGAGTAGATTGGGTAACAGTTGTTGTAGAATCTTGTGGCTGAGATAACTGTCCTCTAATTAACCACAAACCACTAACAACAAATGTACCAATAACACTACCTATAATCACTGCTTTTTGCCAATCCCTCATTCCTTGCTTGGGTTGAGTTGGGGGTTGAGAATAGCTGTGCTGATGTGGTACTGGTGCTGGTGGTTGGGTGACAACAGTAGGTTGTTGCGGTGGTACGGGTGCGGGTGGTTGAGAAACTACTGTAGGAGTCGCTACAGGAATTGTTGGGGGAATTGGTGTAGCACTATGCTGTAAGGACTCTAACATTTCTTTGGCGCTGGCGAAGCGATCGCGTGCGTGTGAGGCGATCGCTTTATCTAAAAAAGTTGCGAAACTGGGAGTTACGCTTAAAGCATACTGTCGCCACAATAAATCCCCTGTAGCCGGATCGATTTCTAGTTGCTGCGGAAATTTTCCAGTCAACAGATAAATTGCTGTTAGTCCCAAACTATAGATATCACTAGAAAATACTGGTCTTCCTGCCAATTGTTCACTCGGCATAAATCCTGGTGTACCAATTACAATTGATCTGTCAGAGTTACCAGAAGCAGTCATTACTGTTCCCATTGTCTCTTTGACTGCACCAAAGTCAATTAACACAGGTTTACCATCACTGTGGCGAATCAAAATATTGTCCGGCTTGATATCTCTATGAACTATCCGCTTACTGTGGACGTAATCAAGAATCGGTAGAATACTGATGATAATTTCTTTGACAGAAGCTTCACTCAACAATCCTTGTTGTAACTTCTGTTGTAGAGTTTCGCCTTCGATATATTCTTGGATTAAGAAAAACTCGTCATTTTCTACAAAGTAGGCGTATAGCTTAGGTATCTGATTACATCCATCACCTAATTCTTCTAAAATTGCTGCTTCCCGCCGAAACCGTTCTTGTACCAACTGATAAATCTGCGGGTTATTAGCCACAGGTTTGAGCTTTTTAATTAAGCACCTGCGTCCTGATGGCATTTGTGTATCTTCTGCCAAAAATGTTTCGCCAAATCCACCAGCAGCTAAGACGCGAATGACTCGGTAGCGATTGTTTAATACAGTTGGTGTTTGCATTCCGTTCACACCGGATTAATTGATTTCTTCGGATGATTGATTATATACTTCATTGCAGAGTATTTATATTTCGCATATTTGTTAGTAAATATTTATATTTATCACAAAAATATATTTAAGTAGCTTGCCAAAAAGTCAATAAATATTTACAAAATGAAAATTTAATGAATATTAATAAAACTAGTAACAAAATTAATCCTTATTTAATTTTAGAAAAACAAGGTAGTACAGTTAACTTTGAACTAGAACAACCACAGCATAGAATTGGACGCGATCGCACTATTGCGGATCTACTTGTGCCAGAGGAATGGCAAGTAGTAGGGCGATGTCACGCTATCCTGAAAAAAGATGGGCAAGACTACCGTATTTATGATGGCGATGGAACAAAACCTAGCACCAATGGGTTATATATCAATCAAATTCGTATCACTCCTGATTCTGGTTATTCCCTTAAGGATGGGACAGAAATTCGCATTGGTCAAAATCCCCAAAACCAAGTTTTATTGAAATACCATAATCCAGGTGCAAAGGTAGCAAATACTACAGGGAAACCACAGAATATTACCTTAAAAAATCGCTCAGTTTTGCTAGGACGCGACCACGACGCTACCCTCACCTTAGATGCACCAACGGTTTCTCGTCGCCATGCCACAATTGATACAGACCCTCAAGGACGCTACATTCTCCGCGACTATAGTACCAATGGAGTCTTCGTCAATGGTAAACGAGTCAACACTTCTGTAGTATTACAGTCGGGTGCGATGATTCGTATTGGGCCATTTACCTTGGTTTTGCGTGGCGATGAATTGCAAATTCTCGATCAAGGTAATCAAATTCGCTTAGATGCTTGCGACTTAGTTATTCAAGACAAAGACAAGCGGCGTTTAGATGATATCTCTCTAGCCATTGAACCAGGACAGTTTGTGGCTTTGGTGGGTGGTAGCGGTGCTGGGAAGTCAACCTTAATGCGGACATTATTAGGAATTGAGCAAACAACCGCAGGTGTAGTGTATTTGAATGGGGAAAATCTGCGGAAGAATTTTCACCTCTACCGCACCAATATTGGTTATGTACCCCAAGACGATATTATTCATCCAGAACTAAAAGTGGCTGAAGTGCTTACCTACGCCGCCAAGCTACGACTACCACCAGATACTGATGTGGCTAAGGTAGTGGAAAAGACTTTACAAGATGTGGAAATGTCGCATCGTCGTCATGCCAAGGTATCACAACTGAGTGGCGGACAACGTAAGCGGGTAAGCATAGGGGTAGAATTACTAGCCGATCCTAAGTTATTTTTCTTGGATGAACCGACATCAGGACTTGATCCGGGGTTGGATAAAAAGATGATGCAGTTGTTACGGAAATTAGCCGACCAAGGAAGAACGGTGATTTTAGTGACACACGCAACAGCTAATATTAAATTGTGCGATCGCGTGGTATTTTTAGGACAAGGTGGCAGGTTATGTTATTTCGGTCCTCCCCAGGAATGCTTACAGTTCTTTGGCGTTAGAGAAGACTTTGCAGATATTTACAATCAACTAGAAAAGCCAGAAAATGTTATTGACCAAGCCACCAAATTTCATAAATCAGATGATTATCGCCGTTATATTGAAAATCACCTGAGTCGTGGCAACCCAACATCACCATTACATACTTCTTCTCAACAAAAGCATCGGGTTTCTTGGTGGAAACAGTTTAGTATTTTGACCCAACGTTATTTTCAAATTCAAAAGCGAGACATCATTAACCTAGCCTTAGCACTGTTAACTGCACCAATCGGTATTAGTTTAATGACACTCGCTATTAGAAATAAAAACCCATTAATTCTAGGAAATGAACCAGATGCTAGTTTAGCTCCATTAGCTTTACGGGTATTATTTGTTTTCACCTGCGCCGCCTTGTGGGTAGGTCTTTCCAGTTCCTTACAAGAAATTGTCAAAGAATCAGCAATATATCTCCGAGAACGGCTGGTGAACTTGAGTTTATTTGCTTATCTGACTTCCAAAGTTGCTATTCTTTCTACCCTAGCGGTATTACAAACATTATTAATAACAACTATCATTGTGCTTGCTTTTAAATCCCCACAACCAGAACTTATTTCTTGGCAAATAGGTTTGGCAATTACTACATTTCTCACTCTTTTTACTAGCATTAATCTCGGTTTACTTGTTTCCACATTTGTAAAAAATAGTAGTCAAGCAAATAGTTCTCTGCCATTACTTTTACTACCACAAATCATATTTTCTGGCGTTCTATTTAAAATGGAGGGTGCAGGCCGGATAGTTTCTTGGTTAATGCTCAGTCGTTGGTCAGTAGGAGCTTACGGCGCTTTAGTCAATATCAATTCTCTAGTTCCTGAACCGATTAAATTACCAGATGGTAGCACCGTACCCCAACCATTTGAGCCAACACCAATTTATGATGCCACATGGTCTAATTTAGGTTTAAATTGGGGATTTTTATGTTTGCATAGCATTATTTATTTAACGTTGACATTTTGTTTACAAAAACGCAAAGATATTTTTTGATAACCAATCAGCTAATTAATTACGATATGGTTGGTTTAGTTGGTAATGGGTAATCGGTAATAGGTAATAGAAAATCCGAAATGATATAACTTGCTTTTGCATAGCAAAACTACGAATTACGAATTACGAATTACGAATTACGAATCACGAATTATTTAGCTCCACTCACAACCCATCTATTATTTTCTCCATCCCATAATAAGGAGAAACGCACAGAACTAGGCGTTTGTTTGCCATTTTTCAAAAAATATCGCAACTTAGCGTTAACTGTGGCTGTGTCTGCATTAGCTTCTTCTGTCGTTACTTGTTCAACCTCTACATTTTCCACTTGTCCACCCCACCAGTCGAGGTAAGAAAGATAACCATTCGGGTGCAGTCGGCGATTATTTTGAAAGCTGGGGGTTAGTAAATTCCACGCCGCACTATATTCACCCCGGTTAATAGTTGCATAATAGTTCTGTACCGCCGCGTCTGGTGAAGGTCGATTGACTTCTGGTTGGTTTGTTGCTTCTGGTTGGCTTGCATTAGGGGTTTCTTGTGGTGTGGTTTCCTGGGGAACTGATGTATTAGGTTCTGTATTGCTTGAAGATGGCGACTCTGTGGGTGTGGCTGAGGGTGTTAAATTTATAGGAAATGGCACACTTGTTGGTCGTGTGGGGTTTTGGCTGACATCTCTGTTTGTGGTTGTGTCAGGTGTGGTAGTTGGTGAAGCACTGGGTGATGGTTCCGCAGTTGGGGTTGTGGTGCTGGCTGTAGTTTCGGTAGGCGTAGATGTTGACTGAGTTACTTGTTCATTTGGTCTTGTGAGGGCAAAACCAAGGACAACAGAAGCACCAATTAAACCACCAGCAATTAAACTACCAAGGAGGACACCTTTATTACCGTTGTGGCGATTTACAGGTTGGGGTGTGGGTGCACTGTAGCGGGAAAGTTAACCACGCCTAATTGCAAGGCTTCTAACATTTCTCTAGCGGTAGCAAAACGTTCTCGCGGATGGTAGGCGATCGCGCGGTCAATCACACCTGCTAAAGTAGGACTTATGCTCAAGGCGTATCTATGCCAGACAATTTCACCAGTACGGGGGTCGGTTTCTAATTCCTGCGGCTGTTTCCCCGTCAGCAAATAAATTGCTGTCATCCCTAAACTATACAAATCACTTGAATAAACTGGTCTTCCAGCTGCTTGTTCGCTCGGCATATAGCCGGGTGTACCAATGACAATCGAGCTGGTAGGATTACCTTGAGAATTAACAACTGTTCCCATTGATTCCCGTACTGCACCAAAATCAATCAATACAGGTTTACCGTCACGATGACGCAGAATAATATTGTCTGGTTTGATGTCGCGGTGAATGATGCGTTTTGAGTGGACGTATTCGAGAACAGGTAATAAATTGACTAAGATTTCTTTTACAGCACTTTCGCTAAATATCCCTTGCTGCTGGACTTTGGCTGTGAGTGTATCGCCTTCTACCCATTCTTGCACTACATAAAATTGGGTATTCGATTGAAAATAAGCATACAGAGTAGGGATTTGGTCTATATGACTACCCAAATCTTCTAAAATTGCGGCTTCTCGTTGAAAACGCTCTTGTACTAGCTGGTATACTTGTGGATTATTATGAATCGGTCTTAGCAATTTGACTACACAGCGACGGTTAGAAGGCATTTGGCTATCTTCAGCTAAGAAAGTTTCGCCAAAACCACCACTACCCAAAGTCCGAATCACCCGATAACGATTGTCAAGCAGCGTTTCCATAAATTAGCACAGAGCAGAACAAGTAATAATTGTTATATAGTTTAGTTTTATCTGTTGTCAGTAATTACTTCAAAAATATTATTTAAAATAATTTGAGCCTTTTTTCAGCAGTTAACTAAATCAGCATTATTTCATTATTAATTCACTACACATTTATGGAAATTGATTACGTAAATTCCCCCTAGTTATATAATTATTAGTACAGCAATTAATTCTGTATGCGTGCTTTCATCGCTTTGGTTTGTAGCTGTTTTAACTTTTGTTGGGCTTCTTCTTTGGTTTTGACTGTAGCCAGATAGATTAATGTGCTGTTGCGTGATAGATAAGCATCACGGACTACTTGGCGTGCCTCAGTTAAGGAGTTAGGGTTTTGATTGTCTATAACTATATGATATAGCCCATCTGCTGAGGGAGTTATTTCCTTATTAGACAAGGACAAGTCATTACCTGCGGTAGTTTTGTCTATATTCAACGAGTCTGTAAAGTATCGACGGTTATACCGATTTTGATATGCCGCAATATAATCTACATTCTGCTGCTCTAATTTTGTTAATAATTCTATTGGAAATTCTTTAGGCGAATAAATTGGTTTATACCAAGGTTGATTATTAAAATAGTCTTGTAAACCCTGGTTATCAAAACGGCGACCGTGGCGAGCAAAAATACTATTTCGCATAATATCTAAGGTGTAACCGTCTTTACCAATTAAATCTGCATCAGTTACACTCCTTTCAGAAAGCCAGAAATAATTATTATCCGTTGTATTTATATCTGTTGATGGGGAATTAACAAAAGGAGTAGGAGCAGAATCAATATTTTGCGTGTCAGATGCAGAGGGAACAACAGGTGTTGGGGTTACTGGAGGTTGTGAAACGATATTTGTGGGAGAGGGTGTAGTTACTGGCGTTGACGTAACTGGTGTCTGAGTTACAGATTTTACCGACTCACTAGTGTTTTTCTCGGCTATTGGTTGGGATGGTCTTGTAAAAATAAATCCCACAATTACCGATACACCAATTAACCCACCTGCAATTAGACTACCAAAGAGGATGCCTTTCTGATTATTGCCGGAAACCTCTACTTTGGGAGCTATGGGAAGCGTTGGTGTTGGTGGTTTAGCTACTACTGGTGGAGGTGCAAAATAAGGTTGTGTGGGTGGAATAGGATTACTCTGACTCTGTAAATCATCTAACATTGCTCTAGCTGTCGAATAGCGATCGCGGGGATGATAGGCGATCGCTCGATCAAGTACACTAGCTAAAACCGGACTAATATGACTGGCGTAGTCTCGCCACATAATTTCACCTGTTTGGGAGTCTGTTTCTAATTGTTGTGGCTGTCTCCCAGTTAAGAGATAAATTGCTGTTAGACCTAAACTATATAAATCACTCGAATAAACTGGTCTTCCGGCTGCTTGTTCGCTCGGCATATATCCGGGTGTACCAATTACAATTGAACTGGTAACATTACCTTGAGAATTGACAACTGTTCCCATCGACTCGCGTACCGCACCAAAATCGATTAGTACAGCTTTGCCGTCACGATGACGCAGAATAATATTGTCTGGTTTAATATCACGGTGAACAATCCGCTTAGAATGGACATATTCCAACACTGGTAACAAATTTACTAAAATCTCTTGCACAGCAGTTTCCGACAATAACCCCTGCTGTTGTAATTTAGCTGTGAGTGTATCCCCCTCAACCCATTCTTGCACTAAATAAAATTGACCATCTGCGACAAAATAAGCGTACAATGCGGGAATTTGGTCAGTTGCACCGCCTAACTCTTCTAAAATCGCTGCTTCCCGTTGAAACCTTTCTTGGACTATCTGGTAAATCTGCGGGTTATTTTGTATTGGTCGTAGCTGTTTTACCACACACCGCCGCTTAGAAGGCATATAAGTATCTTCAGCCAGATAGGTTTCTCCAAACCCACCAGCACCCAATGTGCGGATAACTTGATAGCGATCATTCAACAGCTGTATTGTCATAACAGGCTTAAAAGACTAGCTAGTCTAATATAGCTGTTGTCATTAGTCATTAGTCCATAGTCAACAGTCCATAGTTATTAATTTTCATCTCTTGTTTCCTGTTCCCCTCCTGGGAGGGGTTAGGGGTGGGTTACTCCCTCATATCCCCACAGCAAATATTATTTCAAATCTAGTAAACCTTCTTCTTTTAATTTCGGATTAAACCGCAATTGAGTTTTTAATCCGCGTAATTCTAAAGTTTCTAAAATATCTGTTTCTACTCGTCGAGCTACATTTTTGATAATTTTAGTTTGTGTGAGTTCATCATTGGTAGGTTTGTGATAATTTGCCTGTTCTTCATCTGTCATGAAGGTTTTCACATCTACAGGCTGCGTCCATTTCTCTTTGTCTTCTCCATTCCCCGCCGGCGTAT
Above is a genomic segment from Nostoc sp. MS1 containing:
- a CDS encoding ATP-binding cassette domain-containing protein, with translation MNINKTSNKINPYLILEKQGSTVNFELEQPQHRIGRDRTIADLLVPEEWQVVGRCHAILKKDGQDYRIYDGDGTKPSTNGLYINQIRITPDSGYSLKDGTEIRIGQNPQNQVLLKYHNPGAKVANTTGKPQNITLKNRSVLLGRDHDATLTLDAPTVSRRHATIDTDPQGRYILRDYSTNGVFVNGKRVNTSVVLQSGAMIRIGPFTLVLRGDELQILDQGNQIRLDACDLVIQDKDKRRLDDISLAIEPGQFVALVGGSGAGKSTLMRTLLGIEQTTAGVVYLNGENLRKNFHLYRTNIGYVPQDDIIHPELKVAEVLTYAAKLRLPPDTDVAKVVEKTLQDVEMSHRRHAKVSQLSGGQRKRVSIGVELLADPKLFFLDEPTSGLDPGLDKKMMQLLRKLADQGRTVILVTHATANIKLCDRVVFLGQGGRLCYFGPPQECLQFFGVREDFADIYNQLEKPENVIDQATKFHKSDDYRRYIENHLSRGNPTSPLHTSSQQKHRVSWWKQFSILTQRYFQIQKRDIINLALALLTAPIGISLMTLAIRNKNPLILGNEPDASLAPLALRVLFVFTCAALWVGLSSSLQEIVKESAIYLRERLVNLSLFAYLTSKVAILSTLAVLQTLLITTIIVLAFKSPQPELISWQIGLAITTFLTLFTSINLGLLVSTFVKNSSQANSSLPLLLLPQIIFSGVLFKMEGAGRIVSWLMLSRWSVGAYGALVNINSLVPEPIKLPDGSTVPQPFEPTPIYDATWSNLGLNWGFLCLHSIIYLTLTFCLQKRKDIF
- a CDS encoding protein kinase domain-containing protein codes for the protein MTIQLLNDRYQVIRTLGAGGFGETYLAEDTYMPSKRRCVVKQLRPIQNNPQIYQIVQERFQREAAILEELGGATDQIPALYAYFVADGQFYLVQEWVEGDTLTAKLQQQGLLSETAVQEILVNLLPVLEYVHSKRIVHRDIKPDNIILRHRDGKAVLIDFGAVRESMGTVVNSQGNVTSSIVIGTPGYMPSEQAAGRPVYSSDLYSLGLTAIYLLTGRQPQQLETDSQTGEIMWRDYASHISPVLASVLDRAIAYHPRDRYSTARAMLDDLQSQSNPIPPTQPYFAPPPVVAKPPTPTLPIAPKVEVSGNNQKGILFGSLIAGGLIGVSVIVGFIFTRPSQPIAEKNTSESVKSVTQTPVTSTPVTTPSPTNIVSQPPVTPTPVVPSASDTQNIDSAPTPFVNSPSTDINTTDNNYFWLSERSVTDADLIGKDGYTLDIMRNSIFARHGRRFDNQGLQDYFNNQPWYKPIYSPKEFPIELLTKLEQQNVDYIAAYQNRYNRRYFTDSLNIDKTTAGNDLSLSNKEITPSADGLYHIVIDNQNPNSLTEARQVVRDAYLSRNSTLIYLATVKTKEEAQQKLKQLQTKAMKARIQN
- a CDS encoding D-alanyl-D-alanine carboxypeptidase family protein, producing the protein MLIRSSSPNPAVQPTTNPPTPTVITSNSQPISPQLPSVSITTNSQPISIDKLSPANNQRPLNNQPSYGHLSYAQADVNQMIIVGSYATGTEQRFESLHPEAAQALMKMIYAAREEGVWIIPVSGFRTIEQQQKLFDNQIKRLGSVEKAAKISAPPGHSEHHTGFAVDVADGKLPKQDLTLAFEKTEAYRWLTVHARQFGFELSFPANNPQGVSFEPWHWRYVGSTNAAALFANARK
- a CDS encoding protein kinase domain-containing protein, which produces MQTPTVLNNRYRVIRVLAAGGFGETFLAEDTQMPSGRRCLIKKLKPVANNPQIYQLVQERFRREAAILEELGDGCNQIPKLYAYFVENDEFFLIQEYIEGETLQQKLQQGLLSEASVKEIIISILPILDYVHSKRIVHRDIKPDNILIRHSDGKPVLIDFGAVKETMGTVMTASGNSDRSIVIGTPGFMPSEQLAGRPVFSSDIYSLGLTAIYLLTGKFPQQLEIDPATGDLLWRQYALSVTPSFATFLDKAIASHARDRFASAKEMLESLQHSATPIPPTIPVATPTVVSQPPAPVPPQQPTVVTQPPAPVPHQHSYSQPPTQPKQGMRDWQKAVIIGSVIGTFVVSGLWLIRGQLSQPQDSTTTVTQSTPSPTPSASTLPSSNTQANSSQTEPNSSTNTPNNIQPSPTPSVSNSSEPIVSNSPKQQENTPVITPTKTAVEETTITQEDAKELINKWLIAKRVMFAPPYDPQPANELTTGEEYENIAGADGSINSLKNDGHYYKYGLQRIDSVDEFSANANQAAITVKVTEDRTLYDKNGNVVPSQTDFKTRVVRYNLQLVDNKWKIASKTNFTD